One Qiania dongpingensis genomic window carries:
- a CDS encoding GNAT family N-acetyltransferase, translated as MIPIERDNIGSILPLFEGWNETMIWSCLQGYMGKAWADSAESPRSARIIVGDFCCLAGLPCPELIPALSENLPHYPALLIPQDLSWETCIEQTCGSFVSKFQRYSIKKEPGIFDRDRLLSYVNAIPDDYQLTMIDESLYHMALDEEWSKDLCSNFSSYQQYQSMGIGAAALYKGRLVSGASSYAVYREGIEIEVDTKREHRNRGLACACASLLILRCMERNLYPSWDAHDLRSVSLAEKLGYHRDTAYTAYLYEPKK; from the coding sequence ATGATACCTATTGAACGTGATAATATCGGTTCTATCCTTCCCCTCTTTGAAGGCTGGAATGAAACCATGATCTGGTCATGCCTTCAGGGCTATATGGGAAAAGCGTGGGCCGACTCGGCAGAATCTCCCCGTTCTGCCAGGATCATCGTTGGAGATTTTTGTTGTCTGGCGGGCCTTCCTTGCCCGGAGCTGATTCCCGCTCTTTCAGAGAATCTTCCTCATTACCCGGCGCTGCTCATCCCTCAGGACCTCTCATGGGAAACGTGTATCGAACAGACATGTGGATCTTTCGTTTCCAAGTTCCAGAGGTATTCCATAAAAAAAGAACCGGGCATATTTGACCGTGACCGGCTCCTCTCTTATGTAAACGCCATCCCTGACGATTATCAGCTGACCATGATCGATGAATCGCTTTATCACATGGCCCTGGATGAAGAATGGTCCAAAGATCTCTGCTCCAACTTTTCTTCTTACCAGCAATATCAGTCCATGGGAATTGGAGCTGCCGCCCTTTATAAAGGCCGTCTGGTTTCCGGAGCCTCCTCCTATGCTGTATATCGGGAAGGCATAGAAATCGAAGTGGATACCAAAAGGGAACATCGGAACAGGGGGCTTGCCTGTGCCTGCGCTTCTCTTCTGATTCTCCGATGTATGGAACGGAACCTCTATCCAAGCTGGGACGCCCACGATCTTCGCTCCGTCTCCCTTGCCGAAAAACTTGGTTATCATCGGGATACAGCTTATACTGCCTATCTCTATGAACCAAAAAAATAA
- a CDS encoding site-specific DNA-methyltransferase, giving the protein MPTLEWIGKDKIVSYHQKVPYRFLERKYSFDEGGSKKEDNGSGNMIIRGDNLEALKSLLPQYTASVKCIYIDPPYNTGNEKWIYNDNVNDPRMRKWLGEAVGKEGEDLSRHDKWLCMMYPRLRLLEKLMAPDGAIFISIDNNEKFNLKLICDEIFGPSGFVADIAVINNLKGRSDDKYIATAHESLLIYQKGSFVTRGVSLPEEYEKEYKLSDEKGRYRLLGLRKRGSNAREKDRPNLFYPIYYQEASGKLSLEPADGAVEILPKLSNGENGTWRWGKSTVLERISELEVRLVKKRMEYDIFQKDYLEREEKRRVKPKSFWSGSEFASETGTLEIKSILGKGQFDTPKPVGIVEYCLQQAADKDSIVLDSFAGSGTTAHAVLDMNRKDGGNRKFILVEMMDYAENVTAERVKRVISGGGKTEGLGGDFSFYEIGEPLFLDGGRLNSQIDEERLKEYIWYTEAGGFFEKTRGDENLPFYLGKNKGTAYYLYHTKEQDAVLDYNFLTNIRERAEHYVIYADRCSLSEAELSEYQITFKKVPRDIKRI; this is encoded by the coding sequence ATGCCGACCTTGGAATGGATTGGAAAAGATAAAATCGTAAGCTATCATCAGAAGGTGCCGTACCGTTTTTTGGAGCGGAAATACAGCTTTGATGAGGGCGGAAGCAAAAAAGAGGACAACGGAAGCGGCAATATGATTATCCGCGGAGATAATCTGGAGGCTTTGAAATCGCTCCTCCCTCAATATACAGCCAGCGTTAAATGTATCTATATCGATCCACCTTACAATACGGGAAATGAGAAATGGATATACAATGACAATGTAAATGACCCCAGGATGAGAAAATGGCTCGGAGAGGCCGTTGGAAAGGAAGGGGAGGATTTGTCGCGCCATGATAAATGGCTTTGTATGATGTATCCGCGCCTTAGACTGCTGGAAAAGCTGATGGCGCCGGACGGAGCCATATTCATAAGCATCGACAACAATGAGAAATTCAATTTGAAATTGATATGTGATGAGATATTCGGACCATCGGGATTTGTTGCGGATATAGCCGTCATCAACAATCTGAAGGGACGGAGTGACGATAAATATATCGCCACGGCCCATGAAAGTCTTCTGATCTATCAGAAAGGGAGCTTTGTCACCCGGGGGGTCTCTCTGCCGGAAGAATATGAAAAAGAATATAAGCTGTCCGACGAGAAGGGACGGTACCGGCTTTTGGGGCTGAGAAAAAGGGGCAGCAACGCCAGGGAAAAGGACAGGCCCAATCTGTTTTATCCTATCTATTATCAGGAGGCTTCCGGGAAGCTGTCCCTGGAACCGGCGGATGGGGCTGTGGAGATACTGCCGAAACTCTCCAACGGCGAGAATGGGACCTGGAGATGGGGCAAAAGCACGGTTCTGGAGCGGATTTCGGAACTGGAGGTCCGCCTGGTGAAAAAGAGGATGGAATACGACATTTTTCAAAAGGATTACCTGGAAAGGGAAGAAAAACGCCGGGTTAAGCCGAAGTCTTTTTGGTCCGGCAGCGAATTCGCCAGTGAAACCGGCACTCTTGAGATAAAGTCGATTCTCGGAAAGGGGCAGTTTGACACGCCGAAGCCGGTGGGGATCGTGGAATACTGCCTGCAGCAGGCGGCAGATAAAGATTCTATTGTTTTAGACAGCTTTGCCGGTTCCGGGACTACGGCCCATGCGGTACTGGATATGAATCGGAAGGACGGCGGAAACCGGAAGTTCATTCTGGTGGAGATGATGGACTATGCCGAAAATGTGACGGCAGAACGGGTTAAACGAGTGATCTCCGGCGGCGGAAAGACAGAAGGCCTGGGAGGAGACTTCAGTTTTTATGAGATAGGAGAGCCGCTGTTTCTGGACGGAGGACGTCTCAACAGTCAGATAGACGAAGAAAGGCTTAAGGAGTATATCTGGTATACGGAGGCGGGGGGCTTTTTTGAGAAGACCCGTGGAGATGAAAATTTGCCGTTTTATTTGGGAAAAAATAAGGGCACTGCGTATTATCTGTATCATACGAAGGAACAGGACGCCGTGCTGGATTACAATTTTCTTACGAATATCCGGGAAAGGGCAGAGCATTATGTAATCTATGCGGACAGATGCAGTCTGAGTGAAGCAGAGTTGTCCGAATATCAGATCACGTTTAAAAAAGTGCCGAGAGACATAAAGAGGATTTGA
- a CDS encoding alcohol dehydrogenase yields the protein MLAVVYVGRENVTLQTRERPVIQDKEDAIVKVTLTTICSSDIHIKHGAVPRAVPGVILGHEFIGTVTETGEAVKQIKPGDRVAVNVETFCGECFYCKRGFVNNCTNENGGWALGCRIDGGQAEYVRIPFADNTLTAIPENVTDEQALFTGDILSTGYWAAKLGELKPADTAVVIGAGPTGLCTMMCARLYSPSKIIALDTDRKRLETAKEQGLADIILSPGREDVVKRILEETHGRGADAVFEAAGGSDTFELAWKTARPNAVVVVVAMYEEDQILPLPQMYGKNLTFKTGGVDGSDCQEIMDLIACGRLDPSFLITHRCRLEEIMGAYDIFENKREDVLKFAVKP from the coding sequence ATGCTGGCCGTGGTCTATGTAGGCAGAGAAAATGTGACGCTGCAGACAAGGGAGCGTCCGGTTATCCAGGATAAAGAAGACGCAATTGTAAAAGTGACTCTTACTACCATATGCTCCAGCGATATCCATATTAAGCACGGAGCGGTCCCGAGGGCGGTGCCCGGGGTCATACTGGGACATGAATTCATAGGAACCGTGACTGAAACCGGAGAAGCGGTGAAACAGATAAAGCCAGGAGACCGGGTGGCTGTAAATGTAGAGACTTTCTGTGGAGAATGCTTTTACTGCAAAAGAGGATTTGTGAATAATTGCACCAATGAGAACGGCGGATGGGCACTGGGATGCCGGATAGACGGAGGGCAGGCAGAATATGTCAGAATACCTTTTGCCGACAACACTCTGACAGCTATTCCTGAGAACGTGACGGACGAACAGGCTTTGTTTACAGGAGATATTCTGTCCACGGGCTATTGGGCGGCGAAGCTGGGGGAGCTTAAGCCCGCAGATACGGCGGTGGTCATCGGAGCCGGCCCTACAGGGCTGTGTACGATGATGTGTGCAAGACTGTACAGTCCGTCAAAGATCATTGCACTGGATACAGATAGGAAAAGACTGGAGACTGCAAAAGAGCAGGGGCTGGCGGATATAATTCTGTCCCCCGGAAGAGAGGATGTGGTAAAGAGAATCCTGGAAGAGACTCATGGAAGAGGCGCTGACGCCGTATTTGAGGCAGCGGGAGGCAGCGATACATTTGAACTGGCCTGGAAGACGGCGAGGCCGAACGCGGTCGTGGTCGTAGTGGCGATGTATGAAGAGGACCAGATTCTTCCCCTTCCCCAAATGTATGGAAAAAATCTTACCTTTAAGACCGGAGGAGTGGATGGAAGCGACTGCCAGGAGATCATGGATCTGATAGCCTGCGGCAGGCTGGATCCCAGTTTCCTGATCACCCACAGATGCCGCCTGGAAGAAATCATGGGGGCATATGATATATTTGAAAATAAAAGAGAAGATGTTTTGAAATTTGCTGTAAAACCTTGA
- a CDS encoding fluoroquinolone export ABC transporter permease subunit has product MRFLNTLKNDIHFQIKYGFYFLYAFFSLVYIAVLLVIPPEYKKITASLVILTDPAMLGLFFIGGIWLLEKGEGLHSFWSISPLRTVEYVLSKSLSLALLSTISADLIILASMKGPIHFFFLSFSVFTGAVVFNLIGLTAASYARSVNHYMMIVALPTVLLSMPPVLTAFGIAHPLLELFPGTALWRLLAASIDSGKVFSCRMWISLILWLAAALFFTNKRIGTALRSEGEKNT; this is encoded by the coding sequence ATGAGATTCCTAAATACCTTGAAAAACGATATCCATTTCCAGATAAAATATGGTTTTTATTTTCTGTATGCTTTTTTCAGCCTGGTCTATATCGCCGTGCTGCTGGTAATCCCGCCAGAATATAAAAAGATAACAGCCTCCCTCGTCATTTTGACTGATCCCGCAATGCTTGGCCTTTTCTTTATCGGCGGGATATGGCTTCTGGAAAAAGGAGAAGGCCTCCACAGCTTTTGGAGTATTTCTCCCCTCCGTACCGTAGAGTATGTATTATCAAAGTCCCTATCCCTGGCATTACTATCAACGATATCGGCCGACCTCATCATACTGGCTTCCATGAAAGGCCCGATCCATTTCTTTTTCTTGTCTTTCAGTGTATTCACAGGAGCCGTCGTCTTTAATCTCATAGGCCTGACAGCCGCGTCTTATGCCCGCTCGGTAAATCATTATATGATGATCGTCGCACTTCCCACAGTGCTTTTGTCAATGCCGCCTGTACTGACAGCGTTTGGAATAGCTCATCCTCTTTTGGAGCTGTTTCCGGGGACGGCGCTGTGGCGTTTGCTGGCCGCTTCCATCGATTCGGGGAAAGTTTTTAGCTGCCGGATGTGGATTAGTCTGATTCTCTGGCTCGCCGCCGCATTATTTTTCACAAACAAGCGCATTGGAACCGCCCTGCGGTCAGAAGGAGAGAAAAACACTTGA
- a CDS encoding metalloregulator ArsR/SmtB family transcription factor translates to MKQKEEFEVPVCDYIHANPELIASLKKQTPDEEILIRLAELFKIFGDPTRVKILYVLLEHEMCVCDIAQLLCMSQSSISHQLRILKQSSLVKFRRDGKTVFYSLADEHVMTILNQGFDHVTE, encoded by the coding sequence ATGAAACAAAAGGAAGAATTTGAGGTGCCGGTCTGCGACTATATCCATGCAAATCCTGAACTGATCGCCTCTTTAAAAAAGCAGACGCCGGATGAAGAAATTCTCATCCGCCTGGCAGAATTATTCAAGATTTTCGGCGACCCCACCCGGGTCAAGATCTTATATGTTCTTCTGGAGCATGAGATGTGCGTATGTGATATCGCCCAGCTCCTTTGCATGAGCCAAAGCTCCATTTCTCATCAGCTTCGGATACTAAAGCAGAGTTCCCTGGTGAAGTTCCGGCGCGACGGAAAAACCGTTTTTTATTCGCTGGCGGATGAACATGTAATGACTATATTAAATCAAGGTTTTGATCATGTGACAGAATAG
- the asd gene encoding aspartate-semialdehyde dehydrogenase, translating to MDRKEKLRVGVLGATGMVGQRFISLLENHPWYDVVTVAASPRSAGKAYEDAVGERWKLDTPMPEGVKKLVVKDLHNIDEVVADVDFVFSAVDMTKDEIRAIEEAYAKAEVPVVSNNSAHRWTPDVPMIIPELNPEHAEVIDSQKKRLGTKRGFIAVKPNCSIQSYTPAFHALREFGIKTAVVTTYQAISGAGKTFKDWPEMIDNVIPYIGGEEEKSEQEPLKIWGKVEDGVIKKAEGPVITSQCIRVPVSNGHTAAVFVTFDKKPSKEEILDRWAKFEGEPQKLGLPSAPKPFLKYFEEDNRPQVKLDRDYENGMGVTLGRLREDTVFDYKFVGLSHNTVRGAAGGAILCAELLTAKGYITKK from the coding sequence ATGGATAGGAAAGAGAAACTGAGAGTTGGTGTATTAGGCGCGACAGGTATGGTCGGCCAGCGTTTTATTTCCCTGCTGGAGAATCATCCCTGGTATGACGTGGTCACGGTGGCGGCTAGCCCCAGGAGCGCGGGCAAGGCCTATGAGGATGCGGTCGGAGAGCGCTGGAAGCTGGATACCCCCATGCCGGAAGGCGTGAAGAAGCTGGTGGTGAAGGACCTGCACAACATCGATGAAGTGGTTGCAGATGTGGACTTTGTATTCAGTGCAGTTGATATGACGAAGGATGAAATCCGCGCTATTGAAGAGGCTTACGCGAAGGCCGAGGTGCCGGTGGTTTCCAATAACAGTGCCCATCGGTGGACTCCGGATGTGCCGATGATCATCCCTGAACTGAATCCGGAGCACGCGGAGGTGATTGATTCTCAGAAAAAACGTCTTGGAACAAAGAGAGGTTTCATTGCCGTAAAGCCCAATTGTTCGATTCAGAGCTATACTCCCGCGTTTCATGCGCTTCGCGAGTTTGGAATAAAAACAGCAGTGGTGACTACATATCAGGCTATTTCCGGCGCAGGAAAGACCTTCAAAGACTGGCCGGAGATGATCGACAATGTGATTCCCTATATAGGCGGCGAAGAAGAAAAATCAGAGCAGGAGCCTTTGAAAATATGGGGAAAGGTAGAAGACGGCGTCATCAAGAAGGCGGAGGGGCCGGTGATCACGTCCCAGTGTATCCGTGTTCCGGTGTCCAATGGACATACGGCGGCCGTATTTGTGACCTTTGATAAGAAGCCCTCTAAGGAAGAGATTCTGGACCGCTGGGCGAAGTTCGAAGGTGAGCCCCAGAAGCTCGGCCTTCCCAGCGCACCGAAGCCGTTCCTCAAATATTTTGAAGAAGACAACCGTCCCCAGGTGAAGCTGGACCGTGACTATGAAAACGGCATGGGTGTGACATTGGGACGTCTGAGAGAGGACACGGTATTTGACTATAAATTCGTGGGACTGTCCCATAATACGGTCAGAGGTGCAGCGGGAGGCGCGATTCTCTGCGCGGAGCTTCTGACGGCGAAAGGATATATCACGAAGAAGTGA
- a CDS encoding TetR/AcrR family transcriptional regulator encodes MPRFSDTEKKMIRQKLMQEGERLFTSFGIKKVSIDEIVRAAGIAKGSFYSFYPSKEHLYMDIAGNLQTKMWREMDEFLDENRSLPPRELCRQCFLWMFQALKRYPMLKQADGETAEHLYRKLPREVIEAHTKDDSCELIRLQEYGVHFTCGIETAAKTLQTLAVSFLNLQQDDSSDQQAVMRIILDGVLKEIISDESD; translated from the coding sequence ATGCCAAGATTCAGCGATACGGAGAAAAAAATGATAAGACAAAAATTGATGCAGGAGGGTGAACGGCTGTTTACTTCATTCGGCATTAAAAAGGTGTCCATTGATGAAATCGTACGGGCCGCCGGCATCGCCAAAGGTTCCTTCTATTCCTTTTATCCCAGCAAAGAGCATCTTTATATGGATATCGCAGGAAATCTGCAGACAAAAATGTGGCGGGAAATGGATGAATTTCTGGATGAAAACCGCTCTTTGCCGCCGAGAGAACTCTGCAGACAGTGCTTTCTCTGGATGTTTCAGGCGCTTAAACGTTATCCCATGCTAAAACAAGCAGACGGCGAGACGGCTGAACATCTGTACCGCAAGCTTCCCCGCGAAGTAATCGAAGCGCATACAAAGGATGACAGCTGCGAGCTGATCAGGCTGCAGGAATACGGCGTTCATTTTACATGCGGAATTGAGACTGCCGCAAAAACATTACAGACGCTCGCGGTCAGCTTCCTCAATCTGCAGCAGGACGATTCCTCCGATCAGCAGGCCGTAATGAGAATCATTTTAGACGGCGTATTGAAGGAGATCATAAGCGATGAAAGTGATTGA
- a CDS encoding DEAD/DEAH box helicase: protein MEIKKYQMKVIEKLRRFLELLSTAETVSEAYKNLWEEQGVGLGPDGMPAYQNIIRRTPHVCFKVPTGGGKTYLACNSLKPVFDALSPERIKVAVWLVPTDTILEQTVENLKDTAHPYRQKIDGDFGGRVEVYTKEELLGGKNFNYGTVTEQLSILVLSYDSFRSSRKEGRKAYQENSSLLSFQRALGEPEYAVKGADKTSLIQVISQLSPFVIVDESHHARSSLSLEMLENFNPCFVLDLTATPRPESNIIAYVDAAQLKEEHMVKLPVVVYNRDSQTEVIADAIDLRNNLEKLAEEEEKRSGRYIRPIVLFQAQPRGREDSATFQKLKEKLIASGVPAGEIAIKTAEVNELRDKELTGKDCSIRYIITVNALKEGWDCPFAYVLATLANKTSRVDVEQVIGRILRQPYTKQCEVPALNMSYVLTSSNDFRNTVDEIVKGLNSAGFSSRDCRVPGTYEEAEGKAEGRETCAGGMDTGRDSIREQETETEEFLDFDDQKLEKELLKRRERNERQTEPLPLFGAASMLQMASEQLKAYEKEINHTKEESFDWPETPPQEVRDRMKIFHMKPEFKKKAMALQIPVFYLETPYNIITGASFVPLCQEHLTEGFTLKGKPYDIRLDHISQELYRVDVEGSEDAVPKAFKMNEMERAYFREILSKLPEERRIQNHKEIICKHLSSLNQVDSLELAEYVDRIVDNMNRDQLAELEKMVFGYAEAIKKKVLGLLKEHQLKQFQLWLEQGKITCRPHYRLPETISPVHAVTTIGMSLYTGEERMNSLEHKMVMVLTSLKNVVWWHRNIAKRGLNISGFENHYPDLLVFTDKGNLIVVETKSEHLENWNSKDKLMLGRAWEKASGSRFRYYMVFDEKHNDWDGAVTFEEFFKIIPEL from the coding sequence ATGGAAATAAAGAAGTACCAGATGAAGGTCATAGAGAAGCTGCGCCGCTTTCTGGAGCTTTTGAGTACGGCGGAGACGGTCTCGGAGGCATACAAGAATTTATGGGAGGAACAGGGAGTGGGGCTGGGGCCTGACGGTATGCCGGCCTACCAAAATATCATCCGGAGGACACCTCATGTATGCTTTAAGGTTCCGACCGGAGGAGGAAAGACATATCTGGCATGCAATTCACTGAAGCCGGTGTTCGACGCGCTGAGTCCGGAACGCATAAAAGTGGCGGTATGGCTGGTGCCTACCGATACGATTCTGGAACAGACGGTTGAAAATCTGAAGGATACGGCTCATCCTTACAGACAGAAAATAGACGGAGATTTCGGCGGACGGGTGGAAGTATATACCAAAGAGGAACTGCTCGGCGGAAAGAATTTTAACTATGGTACGGTGACTGAACAGCTGTCCATCCTGGTGCTTTCCTACGATTCTTTTCGGTCCAGCAGGAAAGAGGGACGAAAGGCTTATCAGGAGAACAGCAGTCTGCTGTCCTTCCAGAGAGCCCTTGGCGAGCCGGAGTATGCGGTGAAGGGGGCTGACAAGACGTCATTGATTCAGGTTATAAGTCAGCTGTCTCCCTTTGTGATCGTGGATGAGAGCCATCATGCGAGAAGCAGTCTGAGCCTGGAGATGCTGGAAAATTTCAATCCGTGCTTTGTGCTGGATCTGACGGCCACTCCCCGGCCTGAGAGCAATATAATCGCATATGTGGACGCGGCTCAGCTGAAAGAAGAGCACATGGTAAAGCTGCCGGTGGTGGTATATAACCGGGACAGCCAGACGGAAGTCATAGCGGATGCCATAGATCTGCGGAACAATCTGGAGAAACTGGCGGAGGAAGAGGAAAAGCGGAGCGGGAGATATATAAGGCCCATTGTACTGTTCCAGGCGCAGCCCAGGGGGAGAGAAGACAGCGCCACGTTCCAGAAGCTTAAAGAAAAACTCATCGCCAGCGGAGTTCCGGCCGGAGAGATCGCGATTAAGACTGCGGAAGTCAATGAGCTCAGGGATAAGGAGCTGACCGGGAAGGACTGCAGTATCCGATATATCATCACAGTCAATGCACTGAAGGAAGGATGGGACTGCCCCTTTGCCTATGTGCTGGCGACGCTTGCCAATAAGACCTCCCGCGTGGATGTGGAGCAGGTTATTGGCCGGATTCTGCGGCAGCCCTATACGAAGCAATGTGAGGTGCCTGCCCTCAACATGTCCTATGTCCTGACTTCCTCTAATGATTTTCGAAATACGGTGGATGAGATTGTAAAGGGGCTTAACAGCGCCGGCTTCAGCAGCAGGGACTGCCGGGTACCGGGAACTTATGAGGAAGCGGAGGGAAAAGCGGAAGGCAGAGAAACGTGTGCCGGCGGAATGGATACCGGCCGGGATTCCATAAGAGAACAGGAAACAGAGACAGAGGAATTTCTGGACTTTGATGACCAGAAGCTGGAGAAGGAGCTTTTAAAACGCAGGGAGAGGAACGAGCGTCAGACGGAACCGCTGCCCTTATTTGGTGCCGCTTCTATGCTGCAGATGGCTTCAGAACAGCTGAAGGCGTACGAAAAAGAGATAAATCACACAAAAGAAGAAAGCTTTGACTGGCCGGAAACCCCGCCCCAGGAGGTGAGAGACAGGATGAAGATTTTCCATATGAAGCCGGAATTCAAAAAAAAGGCAATGGCGCTGCAGATTCCGGTATTTTACCTTGAAACACCGTACAATATCATCACTGGCGCCAGCTTTGTGCCGCTTTGCCAGGAGCACCTGACGGAAGGATTTACATTGAAGGGCAAGCCATACGATATAAGGCTTGACCATATTTCCCAGGAACTGTACCGCGTGGATGTCGAAGGCTCAGAAGACGCCGTTCCCAAAGCGTTTAAAATGAATGAAATGGAAAGGGCCTATTTCCGGGAGATTTTATCCAAGCTGCCGGAAGAGAGGCGTATCCAGAATCATAAAGAGATCATCTGCAAACATCTAAGCAGCCTGAATCAGGTGGATTCTCTGGAGCTGGCGGAATATGTAGACCGGATCGTGGATAATATGAACCGGGACCAGCTGGCGGAGCTGGAAAAAATGGTCTTTGGATATGCGGAGGCTATCAAAAAGAAAGTGCTTGGGCTGCTTAAAGAGCACCAGCTGAAGCAGTTTCAATTGTGGCTGGAACAGGGGAAAATCACCTGCCGGCCTCATTACCGGCTGCCGGAGACGATCTCACCTGTTCATGCAGTCACGACCATAGGAATGTCTTTATATACGGGAGAGGAGAGGATGAACAGTCTGGAGCACAAGATGGTCATGGTGCTCACCAGTCTTAAGAATGTGGTATGGTGGCATAGGAATATTGCGAAACGCGGCTTGAATATCAGCGGCTTTGAGAATCATTATCCGGATTTGCTCGTGTTTACGGACAAAGGAAATCTGATCGTGGTCGAGACAAAATCAGAACATCTGGAGAACTGGAACAGCAAGGACAAGCTGATGCTGGGCCGCGCCTGGGAAAAGGCTTCCGGGAGCCGGTTCCGCTATTATATGGTATTTGATGAAAAGCATAATGACTGGGACGGGGCCGTGACATTTGAAGAGTTTTTTAAGATAATCCCGGAGCTGTAG
- a CDS encoding ABC transporter ATP-binding protein, whose amino-acid sequence MIEVQNVFLKYPSSKYDTIRGITFDVRQGEIFGFLGPSGAGKSTMQKILTGTLRDYRGSVRVFGTEMKHRAHDYYEHIGVDFEFPNFYSKFTAMENLTYFASLYSRRTSDPLELLEKVGLQHDGYKKVSSYSKGMKMRLGFVRSLLHDPKLLFLDEPTSGLDPANARILKDMILEQKKMGKTILLTTHNMHDAEELCDRVAFIAGGTIKAIDTPHALRKCKADTKVEYRFLDNEKEKQNVCALSDLAHAEDFQAALQKGTLTSIHSKEQTLEDIFIELTGRGL is encoded by the coding sequence GTGATTGAGGTGCAGAATGTATTTCTAAAATATCCCTCTTCTAAATACGATACCATCAGGGGAATTACCTTTGATGTAAGACAAGGGGAAATCTTTGGTTTTCTTGGTCCGTCCGGCGCTGGAAAAAGCACCATGCAGAAAATACTGACGGGAACCCTTCGGGATTACCGCGGCAGTGTTCGTGTTTTTGGTACGGAGATGAAGCACAGGGCACACGACTATTATGAACATATAGGCGTAGATTTTGAATTTCCTAACTTTTACAGTAAATTTACGGCCATGGAAAACCTGACTTATTTTGCTTCCCTCTATTCCCGCAGGACAAGTGATCCTCTGGAGCTTTTGGAAAAGGTAGGGCTTCAGCATGATGGTTACAAAAAAGTTTCAAGCTATTCTAAAGGCATGAAGATGAGGCTTGGTTTTGTACGCTCTCTGCTCCATGATCCCAAGCTTCTTTTTCTGGATGAACCGACCAGCGGTCTTGATCCTGCAAACGCAAGAATATTAAAGGATATGATCCTGGAACAAAAAAAGATGGGCAAGACCATCCTTTTAACAACTCACAACATGCATGACGCAGAGGAGCTCTGCGACCGTGTCGCATTTATTGCCGGCGGAACGATCAAGGCAATCGATACACCGCATGCTTTACGCAAGTGCAAAGCAGACACAAAAGTAGAATACCGGTTTTTGGACAATGAAAAAGAGAAACAAAACGTATGTGCTCTTTCCGATTTGGCCCATGCTGAGGACTTTCAGGCCGCGCTGCAAAAAGGTACTCTGACAAGTATCCATTCTAAAGAACAGACGCTTGAGGATATATTTATTGAGCTGACAGGAAGGGGCCTGTAA